A region of Leptidea sinapis chromosome 4, ilLepSina1.1, whole genome shotgun sequence DNA encodes the following proteins:
- the LOC126979838 gene encoding probable small nuclear ribonucleoprotein Sm D2 produces MTTTTKPRSEMTLEELSKIEEEEFSTGPLSVLTQSVKNNTQVLINCRNNKKLLGRVKAFDRHCNMVLENVKEMWTEVPRLGKGKKGKAVNKDRFISKMFLRGDSVILVLRNPLATAAGK; encoded by the exons AT gACTACTACAACGAAGCCGAGATCTGAGATGACTTTGGAGGAATTATCAAAGATTGAAGAAGAAGAATTCAGTACTGGCCCTTTGTCTGTTCTAACACAATCGGTAAAAAACAACACTCAAGTCCTTATCAACTGTAGAAACAACAAGAAGCTGTTGGGTCGTGTCAAAGCCTTTGACCGGCATTGCAACATGGTCcttgaaaatgttaaagaaatgTGGACCGAGGTACCGAGACTTGGAAAAGGGAAAAAG GGCAAAGCAGTAAATAAGGACAGATTCATATCCAAGATGTTCTTGAGAGGTGACTCTGTGATTTTAGTTCTACGCAACCCGCTGGCAACAGCAGCGGGAAAGTAA